In a single window of the Actinomycetes bacterium genome:
- a CDS encoding tocopherol cyclase family protein — translation MVPKPGRLAARVRSTLHPEGFHGSAERSGFFEGWYVKLVSADQRHRWAVIPGVFLGLDGGDEAFVQVLDGASGQSWYQRYDRSEFRARDDSFDVTVGPNRFTAQGLILDVPDAGLRGQVRFTDPMDSWPVRLWAPGVMGWYAWMPFLECYHGVISFNHGLAGTLERDSEPVPFDGGRGYLEKDWGRAFPAAYVWMQTNHFAQPGTCLTASVALIPWLRGEFRGFIVGVRHEGELHQFATHTGARTTWLDIDDDHVGWSLRSRRGATLDLVAERTRGGLLHAPVRTQMHRRVEETLDARVAVRLADPTGRVLLEDTGYCAGLEVHGDLDRLLATR, via the coding sequence ATGGTCCCCAAACCTGGACGGCTCGCCGCACGGGTGCGGTCGACGCTGCACCCGGAGGGTTTCCACGGCAGCGCCGAGCGCAGCGGCTTCTTCGAGGGCTGGTACGTCAAGCTGGTCAGTGCCGACCAACGCCACCGCTGGGCGGTCATCCCGGGCGTGTTTCTAGGGTTGGACGGGGGCGACGAGGCGTTCGTCCAGGTGCTCGACGGCGCGAGCGGACAATCCTGGTACCAGCGGTACGACCGCTCGGAGTTCCGCGCCCGCGACGACTCGTTCGACGTGACGGTGGGACCGAACCGGTTCACCGCCCAGGGCCTGATCCTCGACGTCCCGGACGCCGGCCTGCGAGGACAGGTGCGGTTCACCGACCCGATGGACTCGTGGCCGGTGCGCCTGTGGGCGCCGGGGGTCATGGGCTGGTACGCCTGGATGCCCTTCCTGGAGTGCTACCACGGCGTCATCTCTTTCAACCACGGCCTGGCCGGCACCCTGGAGCGAGACAGCGAGCCGGTCCCATTCGACGGCGGCCGCGGTTACCTGGAGAAGGACTGGGGCCGCGCTTTCCCGGCGGCGTACGTGTGGATGCAGACGAACCACTTCGCGCAGCCGGGGACCTGCCTCACCGCCTCGGTCGCACTGATTCCTTGGCTGCGCGGGGAGTTCCGCGGCTTCATCGTCGGGGTGCGCCATGAGGGCGAGCTGCACCAGTTCGCGACCCATACCGGTGCCCGGACGACCTGGCTGGACATCGACGACGACCACGTTGGATGGAGCCTGCGGTCCCGGCGAGGCGCCACGCTCGACCTGGTTGCCGAGCGTACGAGGGGGGGCCTGTTGCACGCACCGGTGCGCACGCAGATGCACCGCCGGGTGGAGGAGACGCTCGATGCCCGAGTAGCGGTGCGCCTCGCCGACCCGACCGGGCGGGTGCTTCTCGAGGACACCGGCTACTGCGCCGGCCTGGAGGTGCACGGCGACCTTGACCGGCTGCTCGCCACGCGGTAG
- a CDS encoding CsbD family protein: MVRQMGAKSDQVKGHAKEAAGILAGDKDLESEGKTDRRAGEAEEKIADAQDKVEQAIDTTKNKVEETVEKAKDALHRK, translated from the coding sequence GTGGTGCGCCAGATGGGTGCGAAGTCTGATCAGGTGAAGGGCCACGCCAAGGAGGCCGCTGGAATCCTCGCGGGCGACAAGGACCTCGAATCCGAGGGCAAGACCGATCGTCGCGCTGGTGAGGCCGAAGAGAAGATCGCCGACGCGCAGGACAAGGTCGAACAGGCGATCGACACGACCAAGAACAAGGTCGAAGAGACAGTCGAGAAGGCCAAGGACGCGCTGCATCGGAAGTAG
- a CDS encoding trehalose-6-phosphate synthase, whose protein sequence is MRAGATAGAVGETAATTAAEVTTGAGAAYALVVVANRLPVDLVDSADGSMQWRTSPGGLVSALKPVMQRFDGAWVGWSGSAGEAPAPFDAEEMHLVGVPLSGEDVKEFYEGFSNTTLWPLYHDVIAPPQFHRPWWNAYLRVNERFAAAAAARARPGGTVWVHDYQLQLVPGMLRLARPDLRIGFFNHIPFPGYELFAQLPWRRQVVEGLLGADLVGFQRRADATNFLRACRRSAGLQTRGSTVWLTESPGGLGRDQDPAVDRRAGGAVPEGRAVRVAAFPISIDYHGFGELARRPDVQARAQSIRAELGDPDTVLLGVDRLDYTKGIPNRLSAYEELLDSGQLGPPGSVLVQVASPSRERVEQYRVLREEVEGRVGRINGRHATLGQSAVYYLNHAYPAEEMAALYLAADVMLVTSLRDGMNLVAKEYVACRHDESGALVLSEFTGAADELGSAFLVNPHDIEGLKEAIVRAVAVTPRESRRRMRSMRKRIRNYDVNRWATSFLDALGSAPPTSRAT, encoded by the coding sequence ATGCGCGCGGGGGCCACGGCCGGTGCCGTCGGCGAGACGGCGGCTACGACGGCTGCCGAAGTCACGACCGGCGCGGGGGCCGCATACGCCCTGGTGGTGGTGGCGAACCGGCTTCCCGTCGACCTGGTCGACTCAGCGGATGGCTCGATGCAGTGGCGCACCAGTCCGGGTGGGTTGGTCAGCGCGCTGAAACCGGTCATGCAGCGCTTCGACGGCGCGTGGGTGGGGTGGTCCGGGTCAGCGGGCGAGGCGCCGGCACCGTTCGACGCCGAGGAAATGCACTTGGTCGGGGTGCCTTTGTCCGGGGAGGATGTCAAGGAGTTCTACGAGGGTTTCAGCAACACCACCTTGTGGCCGCTGTACCACGATGTGATCGCCCCGCCGCAGTTCCACCGTCCGTGGTGGAACGCGTACCTGCGTGTCAACGAACGCTTCGCTGCCGCCGCAGCTGCCCGGGCCAGGCCCGGTGGCACGGTGTGGGTGCATGACTACCAGCTCCAGCTGGTGCCGGGGATGCTGCGGTTGGCACGACCGGATCTGCGGATCGGCTTCTTCAACCACATTCCGTTCCCCGGCTATGAGCTTTTCGCGCAGCTGCCGTGGCGCCGGCAGGTGGTGGAGGGGCTGCTCGGCGCGGACCTGGTCGGCTTCCAGCGCCGAGCCGACGCCACCAACTTCCTGCGTGCCTGCCGCCGATCCGCCGGCCTGCAGACCCGGGGCTCGACGGTGTGGCTGACCGAGTCACCGGGTGGCCTCGGCCGCGACCAGGACCCCGCTGTAGACCGGCGGGCCGGCGGGGCTGTCCCCGAGGGGCGGGCGGTGCGGGTGGCCGCGTTCCCCATCTCGATCGACTACCACGGGTTCGGGGAGCTGGCCCGCCGCCCGGACGTCCAAGCGCGCGCCCAGTCCATCCGCGCCGAGCTGGGCGATCCCGACACGGTACTGCTCGGGGTGGACCGGCTGGACTACACCAAGGGCATCCCGAACCGGCTCTCCGCCTACGAGGAGCTCCTCGACAGCGGGCAGCTGGGACCTCCCGGCAGCGTCCTGGTGCAGGTCGCCAGCCCCAGCCGCGAACGCGTGGAGCAGTACCGGGTGCTCCGCGAGGAGGTCGAGGGCAGGGTGGGTCGGATCAACGGCCGGCACGCGACGTTGGGCCAGTCCGCGGTGTACTACCTGAACCACGCCTACCCCGCGGAGGAGATGGCCGCCCTCTACCTGGCCGCCGACGTGATGCTCGTGACTTCGCTGCGCGACGGGATGAACCTCGTCGCCAAAGAGTACGTCGCCTGCCGTCACGACGAGTCCGGTGCGCTGGTGCTCAGCGAGTTCACCGGTGCCGCCGACGAGCTGGGCAGCGCCTTCCTGGTCAACCCGCACGACATCGAGGGGCTGAAGGAGGCGATTGTGCGGGCGGTCGCCGTGACTCCGCGGGAGTCCCGGCGCCGGATGCGGTCGATGCGCAAGCGGATCCGCAACTACGACGTCAACCGATGGGCCACCTCCTTCCTCGACGCCCTCGGCTCGGCACCACCCACGTCCCGAGCCACGTAG
- a CDS encoding TIGR03086 family metal-binding protein: MSESEADLLESVLAETEATIRAVGPGQGQLPTPCSDLDVARLTDHVVGWAASFASRLTDGADIGDPNAYRVGLSPAAEFHQAAQRIVGSYREMTEQSQNLPVGFLIMEFLTHGWDLATAIDRPVSYSDEAAELALKTGRLMLKPEYRGPDKAFGQEVPVPDSAGAVDRLVAFMGRNPVWQTTHAQ; the protein is encoded by the coding sequence GTGAGCGAGTCCGAAGCCGATCTTCTGGAGTCCGTTCTTGCCGAGACGGAGGCGACCATTCGGGCCGTTGGGCCTGGCCAGGGCCAACTGCCGACCCCGTGCTCGGACCTGGACGTGGCTCGCTTGACCGATCACGTTGTCGGGTGGGCGGCGAGTTTCGCAAGCAGGCTCACGGATGGTGCCGACATCGGTGATCCCAATGCGTACCGCGTGGGGCTGAGCCCTGCTGCGGAGTTCCATCAAGCTGCGCAACGAATCGTCGGGTCGTACCGAGAGATGACTGAGCAATCGCAGAACTTGCCGGTGGGATTCCTCATCATGGAGTTCCTCACGCACGGTTGGGATCTGGCGACAGCGATCGACCGACCGGTGTCGTACAGCGACGAGGCAGCGGAACTTGCGCTCAAGACCGGTCGTCTGATGCTCAAGCCCGAGTACCGAGGACCGGACAAGGCATTCGGTCAGGAAGTCCCGGTTCCGGACTCCGCAGGCGCCGTGGACCGCCTCGTCGCCTTCATGGGGCGAAACCCCGTTTGGCAGACCACACACGCTCAATGA
- a CDS encoding TetR/AcrR family transcriptional regulator, which yields MTDRGDATRAKLIAATTQVVREVGYAHATTKAIAAAAGVSEGTIYRHYPDKTALFFAAVLDRNIAIVKELGRLPERAGQRTVETNLTDTLGHLAGLRDDILPLELALLTDPEMAEYRNARLAAPGGDGPPTPIAAYLQAEQDRGRIRTDLDCDQAAVVLLATLFGLSLATHADETGINKPLLRAAVHTFVEGAGT from the coding sequence GTGACCGACCGTGGTGACGCCACGCGCGCCAAGCTCATCGCGGCGACCACCCAGGTCGTGCGAGAGGTCGGATACGCACACGCCACCACCAAGGCCATCGCGGCCGCGGCCGGGGTGTCCGAGGGGACGATCTACCGCCACTACCCGGACAAGACCGCCCTGTTCTTCGCCGCGGTACTCGACCGCAACATCGCCATCGTGAAAGAACTCGGCCGTCTACCCGAACGCGCCGGACAACGCACCGTCGAGACGAACCTCACCGACACCCTCGGACACCTTGCCGGGCTCCGCGACGACATCCTCCCCCTCGAACTGGCGCTCCTCACCGACCCCGAAATGGCCGAGTACCGAAACGCACGCCTTGCCGCACCGGGCGGCGACGGCCCTCCCACCCCGATCGCCGCCTACCTTCAAGCCGAACAAGACCGAGGACGCATCCGCACGGATCTCGACTGCGACCAGGCCGCCGTCGTCCTACTGGCAACCCTGTTCGGTCTCTCTCTCGCCACCCACGCCGACGAAACCGGCATCAACAAGCCCCTGCTCCGCGCCGCCGTCCACACCTTCGTCGAAGGTGCCGGGACCTAG
- a CDS encoding ABC transporter permease subunit yields MTLNVVRSELVRLRRPRMLVAWFGLMALFAVMINTVMFSTVGNGQALPPGAPGVVFPDAATLSTSHGLVSGLAAASSMFGVVTLSFWAVAAATDYSSGLIRLLVAAHPHRWRLLLGKAIALVIVTAVATFVALVVNVLVAVPAAKQAGISTTAWGTDVLPTLAAAWLNSFAALCVWGFLGLALAVLTRSSAVAISVGVGYVLVVESVIKMAASHSSDWLLGSTLTALANGGNTALTYPAAAALGLAYVVAGLLLATVVFTRRDVTD; encoded by the coding sequence GTGACGCTCAACGTGGTCCGCAGCGAGTTGGTCCGCCTGCGCCGCCCCCGCATGCTGGTGGCCTGGTTCGGGCTGATGGCGTTGTTCGCCGTCATGATCAACACGGTCATGTTCAGCACCGTCGGCAACGGGCAGGCCCTGCCCCCCGGTGCCCCCGGAGTCGTGTTCCCTGACGCCGCAACGTTGTCCACGTCGCACGGGCTCGTCTCTGGTTTGGCGGCCGCGTCGAGCATGTTCGGCGTGGTCACCCTGTCGTTTTGGGCCGTGGCGGCCGCCACCGACTACAGCAGCGGTCTCATCCGGCTCCTCGTGGCAGCTCACCCTCACCGGTGGCGGCTCCTGCTGGGCAAGGCGATCGCGCTCGTCATCGTCACTGCGGTCGCCACCTTCGTCGCGCTCGTCGTGAACGTCCTGGTGGCAGTGCCGGCCGCCAAGCAGGCTGGCATCTCCACCACAGCCTGGGGAACGGACGTCCTCCCCACCCTGGCCGCAGCGTGGCTGAACTCGTTCGCCGCACTGTGCGTGTGGGGCTTCCTCGGCCTCGCCCTGGCCGTCCTCACCCGATCCTCCGCGGTCGCGATCTCCGTCGGCGTCGGATACGTCCTGGTCGTCGAATCGGTCATCAAGATGGCAGCCAGCCATTCCTCGGACTGGCTGCTCGGCTCGACTCTGACCGCACTCGCGAACGGCGGCAACACCGCCCTCACCTACCCCGCAGCAGCCGCTCTTGGCCTGGCCTACGTCGTCGCCGGACTGCTCCTGGCTACCGTGGTGTTCACCCGCCGCGACGTAACCGACTGA